One Actinomyces marmotae DNA window includes the following coding sequences:
- the ispD gene encoding 2-C-methyl-D-erythritol 4-phosphate cytidylyltransferase gives MTAAAPEALSPVIAVVTAAGSGSRLGAEVPKGLVPLAGQSLVRRAVQGLLASGVLERVVVTAPQGWIEDFRREVADLGDVEVVAGSSASRQASVALGLEAALRAQPDAALILVHDAARALTPPDVIQRVVAALREGHEAVIPVMPVTDTIKEVRTGEAVEPIVATPDRSRLRAVQTPQGFVRETLLAAHRAGAQRAASEGLAASDDAGLVEAMGAGVVAVAGDSRALKVTTSLDLLLAEALLAAEERVPAQRG, from the coding sequence ATGACCGCCGCAGCCCCCGAGGCCCTCTCCCCGGTGATCGCCGTGGTCACCGCCGCAGGCTCGGGCAGCCGCCTCGGCGCTGAGGTCCCCAAGGGCCTCGTCCCCCTCGCCGGGCAGTCGCTCGTGCGGCGCGCGGTGCAGGGCCTGCTGGCCTCCGGCGTCCTCGAACGCGTCGTCGTCACGGCGCCGCAGGGGTGGATCGAGGACTTCCGCCGCGAGGTGGCCGATCTCGGCGACGTCGAGGTGGTCGCGGGCTCCTCCGCCTCCCGGCAGGCGAGCGTCGCCCTCGGTCTTGAGGCCGCCCTGCGCGCCCAGCCCGACGCCGCCCTCATACTCGTCCACGACGCCGCCCGCGCGCTCACGCCCCCCGATGTCATCCAGCGCGTCGTCGCCGCCCTGCGCGAGGGGCACGAGGCCGTCATCCCCGTCATGCCGGTGACTGACACCATCAAGGAGGTCCGGACCGGTGAGGCGGTCGAGCCGATCGTCGCCACCCCGGACCGCTCCCGGCTGCGCGCCGTCCAGACGCCCCAGGGCTTCGTGCGTGAGACCCTGCTGGCCGCTCACCGCGCCGGCGCCCAGCGCGCGGCCAGCGAGGGCCTGGCCGCCTCCGACGACGCCGGTCTGGTCGAGGCCATGGGCGCCGGCGTCGTCGCCGTCGCCGGGGACTCGCGCGCCCTCAAGGTGACCACGAGCCTCGACCTGCTCCTCGCCGAGGCCCTGCTCGCCGCCGAGGAGCGCGTGCCCGCCCAGCGCGGGTAG
- a CDS encoding amino acid permease, with the protein MSQQTDPPAGAAHSVAHDKGDAGYNKELKSRHLQMIAIGGSIGTGLFLGAGGRLAQGGAILIVAYAICGAFAFLMVRALGELAIRRPSSGAFVSYAREFLGEKGAYITGWFFFLDWAVTVMADITAVALYLHYWGAFRAVPQWVLALIALALVFVLNMLNVKMFGEAEFWFALIKVAAIISFMLVAIWAIVSGAEVGGHTAGLSNITQHGGFAPAGIGVVLTLTLGVVFAFGGTEMVGVAAGEAEDAITVLPKAINSMILRIFVFYVGSVLLMAFVLPYTSYSKNESPFVTFFSGIGVPHAGDIIQVVVLTAALSSLNAGLYATGRTLRSMAVAGEAPSLAAGLNKHQVPAGAIAITSALGLVGVALNAFLAEDAFNIVMNLAGIGIAGTWVAILVTHLAFLKRVNQGLEERPAYRMPGAPYTNYIAIAFFVLIVIANVQEPEGRWTLALFGLVIVMMVAGWYRVRGRIRGDLLDHVLDEATTGPDDKQ; encoded by the coding sequence ATGTCGCAGCAGACAGATCCCCCGGCCGGCGCGGCGCACTCCGTGGCGCATGACAAGGGGGACGCCGGCTACAACAAGGAGTTGAAGAGCCGCCACCTCCAGATGATCGCCATCGGCGGCTCGATCGGCACCGGCCTGTTCCTGGGGGCCGGCGGGCGCCTGGCCCAGGGCGGGGCGATCCTCATCGTCGCCTACGCGATCTGCGGCGCCTTCGCCTTCCTCATGGTGCGGGCCCTCGGCGAGCTCGCGATCCGCCGCCCCTCCTCGGGCGCCTTCGTGTCCTACGCGCGCGAGTTTCTCGGGGAGAAGGGCGCCTACATCACCGGCTGGTTCTTCTTCCTGGACTGGGCGGTGACGGTCATGGCGGACATCACCGCCGTCGCCCTCTACTTGCACTACTGGGGCGCCTTCAGGGCCGTCCCCCAGTGGGTTCTCGCGCTCATCGCGCTGGCCCTGGTCTTCGTGCTCAACATGCTCAATGTCAAGATGTTCGGCGAGGCCGAGTTCTGGTTCGCCCTCATCAAGGTAGCGGCGATCATCTCCTTCATGCTCGTGGCCATCTGGGCGATCGTCAGCGGCGCGGAGGTGGGCGGCCACACGGCGGGCCTGAGCAACATCACGCAGCACGGCGGTTTCGCCCCCGCGGGAATCGGGGTCGTCCTCACCCTCACCCTCGGCGTCGTCTTCGCGTTCGGGGGCACGGAGATGGTGGGCGTGGCCGCCGGCGAGGCGGAGGACGCGATCACCGTGCTGCCCAAGGCGATCAACTCCATGATCCTGAGGATCTTCGTCTTCTACGTCGGCTCCGTGCTCCTCATGGCCTTCGTCCTGCCCTACACCTCCTACTCCAAGAATGAGTCGCCCTTCGTCACGTTCTTCTCTGGGATCGGCGTCCCCCACGCCGGGGACATCATCCAGGTGGTCGTCCTGACCGCGGCGCTGTCCAGCCTCAACGCGGGGCTCTACGCCACCGGCCGCACGCTGCGCTCCATGGCGGTGGCGGGCGAGGCGCCCAGCCTCGCGGCCGGCCTCAACAAGCACCAAGTGCCCGCGGGCGCCATCGCCATCACCTCCGCGCTGGGCCTCGTGGGCGTCGCCCTCAACGCCTTCCTCGCGGAGGACGCCTTCAACATCGTCATGAACCTGGCGGGCATCGGCATCGCCGGCACCTGGGTGGCGATCCTCGTGACGCACCTGGCCTTCCTCAAGCGGGTCAATCAGGGGCTGGAGGAGCGCCCGGCCTACCGGATGCCCGGCGCCCCGTACACCAACTACATCGCGATCGCCTTCTTCGTCCTCATCGTCATCGCCAATGTCCAGGAGCCCGAGGGCCGGTGGACCCTCGCCCTATTCGGCCTCGTCATCGTCATGATGGTGGCAGGCTGGTACCGAGTGCGGGGCCGGATCCGCGGCGATCTGCTCGACCACGTCCTCGACGAGGCGACCACGGGCCCCGACGACAAGCAGTAG
- a CDS encoding heavy metal-binding domain-containing protein — protein MIVTTTPTVEGCPVSQYLRVVCGETIAGVNMFKDIAAGFRNMVGGRAESYERELIQARETALAEMVQRAIELGAEGVVGVDIDYETLGSDNGMLMVTASGTAVRFTPVQQAPGTGTAGAVGY, from the coding sequence ATGATCGTCACCACCACCCCCACCGTCGAGGGATGCCCCGTCAGCCAGTACCTGCGCGTCGTGTGCGGGGAGACCATCGCCGGGGTCAACATGTTCAAGGACATCGCCGCGGGCTTCCGCAACATGGTGGGCGGGCGCGCGGAGTCCTATGAGCGCGAGCTCATCCAGGCCCGCGAGACCGCCCTGGCGGAGATGGTGCAGCGCGCCATCGAGCTCGGCGCCGAGGGCGTCGTCGGTGTCGATATCGACTACGAGACGCTCGGCTCGGACAACGGCATGCTCATGGTGACGGCCTCCGGCACGGCGGTGCGCTTCACCCCCGTCCAGCAGGCCCCCGGCACTGGCACCGCGGGCGCCGTCGGCTACTGA
- a CDS encoding CarD family transcriptional regulator, with product MTLEVGETVVYPHHGAARIIDIRQRKVKGEEKTYLQLEVAQGDLTILVPAESVELIGVRDVVDEKGLEKVFEVLRAPFTEEPTNWSRRFKANQEKIASGDVIKVAEVVRDLSRRDTDRGLSAGEKRMLSKARQILVSELALAQKTPEEEAESRLDEVLAAGAAA from the coding sequence ATGACCCTTGAAGTCGGAGAGACCGTCGTCTATCCCCACCACGGCGCGGCCCGGATCATCGATATTCGCCAGCGCAAGGTGAAGGGGGAGGAGAAGACCTACCTCCAGCTCGAGGTCGCCCAGGGCGACCTGACGATCCTCGTCCCCGCCGAGTCCGTCGAGCTCATCGGGGTGCGCGACGTCGTCGACGAGAAGGGCCTGGAGAAGGTCTTCGAGGTCCTGCGCGCCCCCTTCACCGAGGAGCCCACCAACTGGTCGCGCCGCTTCAAGGCCAACCAGGAGAAGATCGCCTCGGGCGACGTCATCAAGGTCGCGGAGGTCGTGCGGGACCTGTCGCGCCGGGACACCGATCGGGGCCTGTCGGCCGGTGAGAAGCGCATGCTCTCCAAGGCCCGCCAGATCCTCGTCTCCGAGCTCGCCCTGGCGCAGAAGACCCCCGAGGAGGAGGCCGAGAGCCGCCTCGACGAGGTCCTCGCCGCCGGCGCCGCCGCCTGA
- a CDS encoding MFS transporter, which produces MLSPDSLLGSITAPGQQTKSRPLTWPVLAWGLWDWGSAAFNAVITTFVFATYLVSSSFGDPTSNQSRLSAGMAVAGLLIALLAPVTGQRADRAGRAVASLGVYTALVVAVSAALFFVKPEPGYLWLGIVLMGVGNLFFELASVNYNGLLSHVTSKERIGAVSGIGWGMGYLGGIVLLLVVYAGLISPEVGWFGVTSADGLNVRVAMLVAAAWFGISAIPVLLTQSSAARRRRRRQGPATGGPEADGASRIPGRGAEPVEPGDIPGAGGLAGAAGAGRHESILASYRHLWRTLRSLYRSHPNVLRFLLASAIFRDGLAGVFAYGGIVARTTFDFSDAEVIQFAVAANVVAGITTIACGRLDDIVGPRRVIMGSLVILVVAGNAVFFLHDGGKAVFWALGLALSACVGPAQSASRTFLARLIPEGREGEIFGLYATTGRAASFLAPALYGAAIWVGARFAGQGSGYWGILGIMTVLIAGLVLMAGVKDPDGHLQHLA; this is translated from the coding sequence ATGCTCTCCCCTGATTCACTCCTGGGGTCGATCACCGCCCCTGGGCAGCAGACCAAGTCCCGCCCCCTGACCTGGCCCGTCCTGGCCTGGGGGCTGTGGGACTGGGGATCAGCCGCCTTCAACGCCGTCATCACGACCTTCGTCTTCGCGACCTACCTGGTCTCCTCGTCCTTCGGAGATCCCACCTCCAACCAGTCGCGGCTGTCCGCGGGCATGGCGGTCGCCGGCCTGCTCATCGCCCTGCTCGCCCCCGTCACGGGCCAGAGGGCCGATCGTGCCGGGCGGGCCGTCGCCTCCCTGGGGGTCTACACCGCGCTGGTCGTGGCCGTCTCCGCCGCGCTGTTCTTCGTCAAGCCCGAACCCGGCTACCTGTGGCTGGGGATCGTGCTCATGGGGGTGGGCAACCTCTTCTTCGAGCTCGCTTCCGTCAACTACAACGGGCTGCTGTCCCATGTGACCTCCAAGGAGCGGATCGGCGCGGTCTCCGGGATCGGCTGGGGCATGGGCTACCTGGGCGGGATCGTCCTGCTGCTCGTGGTCTACGCGGGCCTTATCAGCCCCGAGGTCGGCTGGTTCGGCGTGACCAGCGCCGACGGCCTCAATGTCCGCGTGGCCATGCTCGTGGCCGCCGCCTGGTTCGGGATCTCGGCGATCCCGGTCCTGCTCACTCAGTCCAGCGCCGCCAGGCGGCGCCGTCGGCGCCAAGGCCCCGCGACGGGCGGCCCCGAGGCGGATGGCGCCAGCCGGATCCCCGGGAGGGGTGCGGAGCCCGTGGAGCCCGGGGACATCCCCGGCGCGGGAGGCCTCGCGGGCGCCGCTGGCGCTGGGCGCCACGAGTCGATCCTCGCGTCCTACCGGCACCTGTGGCGCACCCTGCGCTCGCTGTACCGCTCCCACCCGAATGTCCTGCGGTTCCTCCTGGCCTCGGCGATCTTCCGGGACGGGCTCGCTGGGGTCTTCGCCTACGGCGGCATCGTCGCGCGCACCACCTTCGACTTCTCCGACGCCGAAGTCATCCAGTTCGCCGTCGCCGCCAACGTGGTGGCCGGCATCACCACGATCGCCTGCGGGCGCCTCGACGACATCGTCGGGCCACGGCGGGTCATCATGGGCTCACTCGTCATCCTCGTCGTGGCCGGCAACGCCGTCTTCTTCCTCCACGACGGCGGGAAGGCCGTGTTCTGGGCGCTCGGCCTGGCGCTGTCCGCCTGCGTGGGACCCGCCCAGTCGGCCTCCCGCACCTTCCTCGCCCGCCTCATCCCGGAGGGGCGCGAGGGCGAGATCTTCGGGTTGTACGCGACGACGGGGCGCGCCGCCTCCTTCCTCGCCCCCGCCCTGTACGGGGCGGCGATCTGGGTGGGCGCGCGCTTCGCGGGGCAGGGCTCCGGCTACTGGGGGATCCTCGGCATCATGACGGTGCTCATCGCCGGGCTCGTCCTGATGGCCGGGGTCAAGGACCCCGACGGCCACCTCCAGCATCTCGCCTGA
- a CDS encoding phosphoglyceromutase: protein MAYTLVLLRHGESEWNAKNLFTGWVDVPLSEKGRAEAVHGGELLKEAGVLPEKLFTSMLRRAIMTANLALDAADLHWIPVERDWRLNERHYGALQGKNKKEIRDEYGEEQFMLWRRSYDVPPPAIEPGTEFSQDADPRYAGEPIPATECLKDVLARLLPYWESTIVPEIKTGRTVMIAAHGNSLRAIVKHLDGISDDDIAAVNIPTGIPLVYELDEETLQPLKKGGRYLDPEAEAKIAAVANQGK from the coding sequence ATGGCTTACACCCTTGTGCTGCTCCGCCACGGCGAGAGCGAATGGAATGCGAAGAACCTGTTCACCGGTTGGGTGGACGTCCCCCTGTCCGAGAAGGGCCGCGCCGAGGCGGTCCACGGCGGCGAGCTCCTCAAGGAGGCCGGCGTCCTCCCCGAGAAGCTGTTCACCTCGATGCTGCGCCGCGCGATCATGACGGCGAACCTCGCCCTGGACGCGGCCGACCTTCACTGGATCCCCGTCGAGCGCGACTGGCGCCTCAACGAGCGCCACTACGGCGCCCTCCAGGGTAAGAACAAGAAGGAGATCCGCGACGAGTACGGCGAGGAGCAGTTCATGCTCTGGCGCCGCTCCTACGACGTCCCGCCGCCGGCCATCGAGCCCGGCACCGAGTTCTCCCAGGACGCCGACCCGCGCTACGCCGGCGAGCCGATTCCCGCCACCGAGTGCCTCAAGGATGTCCTGGCCCGCCTCCTGCCCTACTGGGAGTCCACGATCGTCCCCGAGATCAAGACCGGCAGGACCGTCATGATCGCCGCTCACGGCAACTCCCTGCGCGCGATCGTCAAGCACCTCGACGGCATCTCCGACGACGACATCGCCGCCGTCAACATCCCCACGGGCATCCCGCTGGTCTACGAGCTCGACGAGGAGACCCTCCAGCCGCTCAAGAAGGGCGGCCGCTACCTCGACCCGGAGGCCGAGGCGAAGATCGCGGCCGTGGCCAACCAGGGCAAGTGA
- a CDS encoding histone-like nucleoid-structuring protein Lsr2, whose product MAQKTQIILVDDIDQSAASQTVTFGLDGVTYEIDLNDEHAAALRESIEEWSSKARRVSGRRNVRRRGASASAETQKIREWARGQGMEVSDRGRIPAPIREAYNQAH is encoded by the coding sequence ATGGCCCAGAAGACCCAGATCATCCTCGTCGACGATATCGACCAGTCCGCCGCGTCGCAGACAGTCACCTTCGGTCTTGATGGGGTTACCTACGAGATCGACCTCAATGACGAGCACGCCGCCGCGCTGCGCGAGTCCATTGAGGAGTGGTCCTCCAAGGCCCGTCGCGTCTCCGGTCGCCGCAATGTCCGCCGTCGGGGCGCCAGCGCCTCGGCCGAGACCCAGAAGATCCGCGAGTGGGCCCGCGGCCAGGGCATGGAGGTCTCGGACCGCGGGCGTATCCCCGCCCCGATCCGCGAGGCCTACAACCAGGCCCACTGA
- a CDS encoding asparaginase, translated as MGSVHIIYTGGTIGMVDSPQGLVPGADLAGWLAGLLPPNRPPAPGLEALESTSLTALEPLIDSSNATPESWQSIVEEAREHAARHPGEPIVILHGTDTMAYTSAALSYALAGLGAPVVITGSQLPLGAEGSDAEANVLGALRAAVSGRVVGVALFFGGLLLAGGRATKSSSWDFAGFASPMAPPLARAGSDGASWEWSVSREGSGAAPDAWAEPKPYARHDVVVLDMAPGITGARLAALLDPLPQAVILRAFGVGNVPSDEPGLTEAIARAIRAGTAVVVASQCHQAEVLLGHYATGDAIARAGAVGTADMTLEAAYAKAQFLLAQGLTGTALAEAMGRPIAGELSPRR; from the coding sequence ATGGGGAGCGTCCACATCATCTACACCGGCGGGACCATCGGCATGGTGGACTCGCCCCAGGGCCTCGTCCCGGGGGCCGATCTCGCCGGCTGGCTCGCCGGCCTCCTGCCCCCGAACCGCCCGCCGGCCCCCGGCCTAGAGGCGCTGGAGTCGACGTCATTGACGGCCCTGGAGCCGCTCATCGACTCCTCGAACGCCACGCCGGAGTCCTGGCAGTCGATCGTCGAGGAGGCGCGCGAGCACGCGGCCCGCCACCCCGGCGAGCCGATCGTCATCCTCCACGGCACGGACACCATGGCCTACACCTCGGCCGCCCTGTCCTACGCCCTGGCGGGCCTGGGGGCGCCCGTGGTCATCACCGGTTCCCAGCTGCCGCTCGGGGCCGAGGGCAGCGACGCCGAGGCGAACGTCCTGGGGGCGCTGCGGGCGGCCGTCAGTGGGCGGGTGGTCGGCGTCGCTCTGTTCTTCGGCGGCCTGCTGCTGGCAGGCGGCCGCGCCACGAAGTCCTCCTCCTGGGACTTCGCGGGCTTCGCCTCGCCCATGGCCCCGCCGCTGGCCCGCGCGGGTTCCGACGGCGCCAGCTGGGAGTGGTCCGTGAGCCGCGAGGGCTCCGGGGCCGCCCCCGACGCCTGGGCGGAGCCCAAGCCCTACGCCCGGCACGACGTCGTCGTCCTCGATATGGCGCCCGGCATCACCGGAGCGCGCCTGGCGGCACTGCTCGACCCCCTGCCCCAGGCGGTCATCCTGCGGGCCTTCGGGGTGGGCAACGTGCCCAGCGACGAGCCCGGGCTGACCGAGGCGATCGCGCGGGCGATCCGGGCCGGGACCGCGGTCGTCGTCGCCTCCCAGTGCCACCAGGCCGAGGTGCTCCTCGGGCACTACGCCACCGGGGACGCCATCGCGCGGGCGGGCGCCGTCGGCACCGCCGACATGACCCTGGAGGCGGCCTACGCCAAGGCTCAGTTCCTCCTGGCCCAGGGCCTGACCGGCACGGCCCTCGCCGAGGCGATGGGGCGCCCGATCGCGGGTGAGCTCAGCCCTCGCAGGTGA